From Candidatus Poribacteria bacterium, one genomic window encodes:
- a CDS encoding GNAT family N-acetyltransferase → MANQDFNLIGAIKVRSAAENDAVNLHAYCFPEKTIEQVTEELKTDLEAESGTYRLVAEASGYPIGQITVKKDAVNSEIAQVGSLAVAGPFRQLGVADYLMEAAEATATENGVKSLEIELSPSETSVIQRYKAWGFAEKPVVILQKVLGEAEAAAETAEEKIEVEADDADEDTEQVEASETGDEQGNLLDRYLGDTQ, encoded by the coding sequence ATGGCAAATCAAGATTTCAACTTAATCGGAGCTATTAAAGTACGATCGGCTGCAGAAAATGATGCAGTGAATTTGCACGCATATTGTTTTCCTGAAAAAACCATAGAGCAGGTTACCGAAGAATTAAAAACCGATCTGGAAGCCGAAAGTGGCACGTATCGGCTCGTCGCCGAAGCCAGCGGATACCCGATCGGACAAATCACTGTCAAGAAAGATGCCGTCAATTCGGAAATCGCCCAGGTCGGAAGTCTTGCAGTCGCGGGACCCTTTAGACAGTTAGGTGTCGCCGATTACCTTATGGAAGCGGCTGAGGCAACTGCAACTGAGAATGGTGTGAAGTCCCTTGAAATAGAGTTAAGCCCTTCAGAAACGAGCGTCATTCAGAGATATAAGGCATGGGGGTTCGCCGAGAAACCCGTTGTCATCCTCCAAAAAGTACTTGGTGAAGCAGAAGCTGCAGCAGAAACTGCAGAGGAGAAAATAGAAGTGGAGGCGGATGATGCCGATGAAGACACGGAACAAGTAGAGGCATCTGAAACAGGTGATGAACAAGGCAACCTCCTTGATAGATACTTAGGGGATACACAATGA
- a CDS encoding HEAT repeat domain-containing protein, which produces MKKLSLAFVLALFVMGCGTQNENLAKGKELIKSDKRRKEERAVREFKLALQQPTDTAEAHYLLGFYNSQEFYEPNTPDWEGASIAERGRHMFLAYKEEPRKYLERLIFETLRDDDLDIQNAALDALRHIYKQGDQKRLISQLQKAIKSGDNRDRHSAHWVFGNLGKDDPVTLVPILVKLLDHRREETRLNAVKALGEIGSEDAIPALAAIIESGSARWKRDREKPEVRQLAVEALGKIGGAAVPELIKIVENKGSSLRVDAIRALATLGDEKVVEPLLNALREQSSRDVPIPLN; this is translated from the coding sequence ATGAAGAAACTCTCGCTCGCCTTCGTACTCGCCCTGTTTGTGATGGGGTGCGGCACTCAGAACGAGAACCTCGCTAAGGGCAAGGAATTAATTAAATCGGATAAACGCCGGAAAGAGGAGCGCGCTGTCCGAGAATTTAAGCTCGCACTCCAACAACCGACCGATACTGCCGAAGCACACTATCTCCTTGGGTTTTACAATTCACAGGAATTTTATGAACCCAACACCCCTGATTGGGAGGGGGCATCAATCGCCGAGCGCGGCAGACACATGTTCCTCGCATACAAGGAAGAGCCCCGTAAATATCTTGAAAGACTGATTTTTGAGACCCTGCGCGATGACGATTTAGATATTCAGAACGCTGCACTTGACGCGCTAAGACATATATACAAACAAGGCGACCAGAAACGGCTCATCAGTCAACTCCAAAAGGCGATTAAATCCGGGGATAATCGCGATAGACACAGCGCACATTGGGTCTTTGGAAACCTCGGTAAAGACGACCCCGTAACACTTGTACCTATTTTGGTGAAACTGCTTGATCACCGACGAGAGGAAACCCGATTGAACGCAGTCAAAGCACTTGGGGAGATTGGAAGTGAAGACGCAATTCCTGCGCTCGCTGCGATCATCGAATCTGGCTCTGCCAGATGGAAACGCGACCGAGAGAAACCCGAAGTCCGTCAACTCGCTGTAGAGGCTCTCGGAAAAATTGGTGGTGCTGCTGTTCCGGAACTCATCAAAATTGTTGAGAACAAAGGATCGTCTCTACGCGTTGACGCTATACGCGCATTAGCGACACTCGGCGATGAAAAGGTGGTTGAGCCGCTCTTAAATGCTTTGAGAGAGCAGAGCAGTCGAGATGTCCCTATCCCTCTTAATTGA
- a CDS encoding HEAT repeat domain-containing protein, with product MLQKITRLENIARYAFILPLFTLALGLGCDNRHYDERLKMEVQQLDSDLMNRWATSGVVVLNTQPNGPAHNAELETGELISYIIVEYPIGSAGDFKSAMKEALDEDNNLILHLKDKPPIRIALRRRGDKVGFTVEGNGSVRVNQIQLGTPAANADIQVGDIVEKIVDERNIYSLGDYKKTVGKLAKHNVVFRTSELIGVKIAAVSALGDLGDARAIEPLVDLFKNSTEFSLRKAAITSLQRLVELSVLNDLFQEFQKADVNQLPADSLQANQLESASILGLLTVDRTENTATLKAPFGTQFRHKSEALYQKINEGQLAELAQQYIQIQVEPEQEIRRACLAILGILKPISAIDDLVTVLENATEIPGIRFQAGLALSQIGEPAVDALIAAFGTEDTSTKDIAASALGGIGGTKARDQLINALDTADEPAIRLTLVDAIAKIGDAPSIRALERQRERYQQDPDSGIRIFLDELFRNLDKKSM from the coding sequence ATGCTACAAAAAATAACACGATTGGAAAACATAGCCCGTTACGCATTTATCCTGCCGCTCTTTACACTGGCACTCGGACTTGGATGCGATAATCGGCATTACGATGAACGCTTAAAGATGGAAGTTCAACAGTTAGATAGCGACCTTATGAATCGTTGGGCAACAAGTGGCGTCGTCGTTTTAAATACGCAACCCAATGGACCCGCGCACAACGCAGAACTTGAAACCGGCGAACTCATCTCTTATATCATCGTAGAATACCCAATCGGAAGTGCTGGGGACTTTAAAAGTGCAATGAAGGAGGCACTTGATGAGGATAATAACCTCATCCTTCATTTGAAAGATAAGCCTCCAATTCGTATCGCGCTTCGTAGACGCGGTGATAAAGTAGGGTTCACCGTTGAAGGGAACGGCAGTGTACGTGTGAATCAGATTCAACTGGGAACACCCGCCGCAAATGCCGATATTCAAGTGGGAGACATCGTTGAAAAGATCGTTGATGAGCGTAATATTTATAGCCTTGGGGATTACAAGAAAACGGTCGGAAAACTCGCCAAACACAACGTCGTCTTCCGAACCTCTGAATTAATAGGTGTGAAAATTGCCGCTGTCAGTGCCCTCGGCGATTTAGGGGACGCACGGGCGATTGAGCCACTCGTAGACCTCTTCAAAAATAGCACGGAATTTTCACTTCGCAAAGCTGCTATTACCAGTCTCCAACGCCTCGTTGAATTAAGCGTACTCAATGACCTCTTCCAAGAATTTCAAAAGGCGGATGTGAACCAGCTCCCTGCCGATAGCCTTCAAGCGAACCAACTTGAATCCGCCTCAATCCTCGGTTTGCTGACTGTTGATAGAACCGAAAATACTGCTACGCTCAAAGCACCTTTCGGAACACAATTCAGACACAAATCCGAGGCACTCTATCAGAAAATCAACGAGGGACAGCTCGCTGAACTTGCACAACAATACATTCAGATTCAGGTAGAACCCGAACAGGAGATTCGGCGTGCGTGTCTCGCGATACTCGGCATTCTCAAACCCATTTCGGCAATTGATGATCTCGTCACTGTTCTCGAAAACGCAACAGAAATCCCCGGCATCCGTTTCCAGGCAGGACTTGCACTGAGTCAAATTGGTGAGCCCGCTGTTGATGCGCTTATCGCTGCTTTTGGGACGGAAGATACCAGCACCAAAGACATAGCCGCTTCTGCACTGGGGGGTATTGGCGGGACTAAGGCACGGGATCAACTGATTAATGCACTCGATACCGCAGACGAACCCGCAATCCGGCTTACGCTTGTTGATGCTATCGCTAAGATTGGCGATGCCCCTTCGATACGGGCACTTGAGCGACAACGTGAAAGATACCAACAAGACCCTGACAGCGGCATCCGTATCTTTTTGGATGAACTCTTTAGAAACTTAGATAAAAAATCGATGTAG
- a CDS encoding metallophosphoesterase produces MKIGLVSDLHIDVTALNKALIPHLLEAVKTAELDVLVIAGDLARHLVQLSETLNAFQLADLACEKLFVPGNHDIWAIETPDVTSEQKCDIISKLCYECGFHPLMDAPFITEKIAFCGTIGWYDYTFAPDGYDFSEAQYAKKELMGAVWNDKRYAKWSDTDRNVTQRFEVALEAQIASVRDAVSRIIVVTHHVPFRECLQYRGELPWDFFRAFMGSKHFGDCCLREPLVTHALFGHVHQSIDMQLRSVRAICAPVGYLYEEPKIGLEAYASRCLACFEV; encoded by the coding sequence ATGAAAATTGGACTCGTTTCGGACTTACATATAGATGTCACGGCCCTGAACAAAGCACTCATTCCACATCTCCTTGAGGCTGTAAAGACGGCGGAACTTGACGTTTTGGTGATTGCTGGGGATCTCGCACGACATCTCGTGCAACTTTCTGAAACCCTCAACGCTTTTCAACTCGCAGATTTGGCGTGTGAAAAATTGTTCGTTCCGGGTAATCATGACATCTGGGCAATTGAGACACCCGACGTTACAAGCGAGCAGAAATGCGACATTATTTCAAAGCTCTGTTATGAGTGTGGGTTTCACCCACTTATGGATGCGCCTTTCATCACTGAGAAGATTGCTTTCTGCGGGACTATCGGTTGGTACGATTACACTTTCGCACCAGACGGTTACGATTTCTCCGAAGCACAATATGCGAAAAAAGAATTGATGGGGGCAGTCTGGAATGACAAGCGATACGCGAAATGGTCGGATACGGATCGCAATGTCACTCAGCGTTTTGAAGTCGCACTTGAGGCGCAAATTGCCAGCGTCCGCGATGCGGTATCCCGCATTATTGTCGTTACGCATCATGTCCCGTTCCGTGAGTGCCTCCAATACCGAGGCGAATTGCCGTGGGACTTCTTTCGAGCATTTATGGGGAGTAAACACTTTGGGGACTGCTGCTTGCGGGAACCCCTTGTCACGCACGCACTTTTCGGGCATGTCCATCAATCTATTGATATGCAGCTTCGGAGTGTACGCGCTATCTGCGCCCCTGTCGGCTATCTATATGAAGAACCTAAGATTGGGTTAGAAGCGTATGCCTCACGATGTTTGGCTTGTTTCGAGGTGTAA
- a CDS encoding cupin domain-containing protein, with translation MEITLTNSNDAGALEFPWGAIKWLCNDQIDPEAEMTFGVVYINAGESNPVHYHPNCEELIYVLSGECDHSLGDEVIPLKPGMMLRIPRNVKHNAVNTGWQPVTMIICYSDADRQTVFM, from the coding sequence ATGGAGATAACCTTAACCAATAGTAATGACGCGGGTGCCCTCGAATTCCCGTGGGGCGCAATTAAATGGCTCTGCAACGATCAAATTGACCCAGAGGCTGAGATGACCTTCGGCGTTGTCTATATTAACGCTGGCGAAAGCAATCCTGTCCACTATCACCCGAACTGTGAGGAGCTCATTTATGTCCTCTCCGGTGAATGCGATCATAGTTTGGGTGATGAAGTCATCCCGCTCAAACCTGGGATGATGTTGCGCATCCCTCGGAATGTCAAACACAATGCTGTCAACACCGGTTGGCAACCTGTGACAATGATTATCTGTTATTCCGATGCCGACAGGCAAACCGTGTTTATGTAG
- a CDS encoding restriction endonuclease produces the protein MNLRKKAEALPKALRRKIIMDYQETDWHTFLKELFQAMQPDYTVEITHGPQEFGKDLVILKVDNFTKEVIGVVVKRGRINGKTLGDVDDLKSRTEIVLSKGAEKTLREIKSQIEQALAHPTETKSILEDLPVSKVFVVLAVILVKMREED, from the coding sequence ATGAACTTAAGAAAAAAAGCTGAAGCTCTACCAAAAGCATTACGGCGAAAAATCATCATGGATTATCAGGAAACGGATTGGCATACGTTTCTTAAAGAATTGTTCCAAGCAATGCAGCCAGATTACACCGTTGAAATCACTCACGGTCCACAGGAATTTGGTAAAGATCTCGTTATCCTTAAGGTTGATAATTTTACTAAAGAGGTTATTGGTGTAGTAGTCAAGCGCGGGCGTATAAACGGTAAGACGCTCGGTGATGTTGATGATTTGAAATCGAGAACTGAAATTGTACTGTCAAAGGGTGCCGAGAAAACACTTCGGGAAATTAAGAGCCAGATCGAACAAGCCTTAGCACATCCTACCGAAACAAAGTCAATCCTTGAAGATCTACCTGTTTCCAAAGTTTTCGTTGTGTTAGCGGTGATTTTAGTAAAAATGCGCGAAGAAGATTAA